A DNA window from Maribellus comscasis contains the following coding sequences:
- a CDS encoding L-rhamnose/proton symporter RhaT: protein MNVILGILFHSLGGGASGSWYMPYNWVKKWRWEIYWITGGIFSWLIMPFLAVVLTIPDWQGILHATSSSVIRNTYIMGLLWGIGGLTYGLAIRYLGMSLGNSVLLGITSVVGSLGLPVLRNIPGVAEIIPDGIAFSELFGSTGGRIVILGILILLAGIILSGRAGIQKDKDLGNVKEGVNSEFSLSKGLMIAIVSGVLSAFFSFGIDAGKEMSVVARSLAVEQSYPFLTQEGGSFKYLFENNIIFFVILWGGLTTNFIWTTALILRNKTGSDFTDKKTPLLRNYLFCALAGTTWFLQFFFYGMGETKIGNGASSWTLHMATIILTANMWGFYRKEWKGVSKKTYNTILIGIGAILLSVIVIGIAKWLYPELNALG, encoded by the coding sequence ATGAATGTTATTCTTGGAATTTTATTCCACTCACTGGGTGGCGGCGCTTCCGGAAGCTGGTATATGCCATACAACTGGGTAAAAAAATGGCGCTGGGAAATTTATTGGATTACCGGTGGGATTTTTTCTTGGCTTATTATGCCATTTTTGGCTGTTGTTTTGACAATCCCCGACTGGCAGGGAATTTTACATGCCACCAGCAGCAGCGTAATTCGTAATACTTATATTATGGGTTTGTTATGGGGAATCGGAGGTCTGACATACGGGCTTGCGATACGGTATCTTGGCATGTCTCTGGGAAATTCAGTGCTGCTGGGTATTACCTCGGTTGTTGGTTCTCTGGGATTACCTGTTTTACGTAATATCCCGGGGGTAGCGGAAATTATTCCCGACGGAATCGCTTTTTCTGAGCTGTTTGGCAGTACAGGAGGGCGAATTGTTATTCTTGGAATTCTGATATTGTTGGCCGGAATTATTTTGAGTGGCCGGGCTGGGATTCAAAAAGACAAAGACCTCGGAAATGTTAAGGAAGGTGTTAACAGTGAATTCAGCCTGTCAAAGGGATTGATGATTGCGATTGTTTCGGGAGTTTTAAGCGCTTTTTTTAGTTTTGGAATAGATGCGGGCAAAGAAATGTCTGTTGTAGCGAGGTCGTTGGCAGTGGAACAGAGCTATCCGTTTCTGACACAGGAAGGAGGAAGTTTTAAATATCTCTTCGAAAATAATATTATCTTTTTCGTTATCCTCTGGGGTGGACTGACTACTAATTTTATATGGACAACTGCTCTCATTCTCCGAAATAAAACCGGTAGCGATTTCACCGATAAAAAAACTCCTTTATTGAGAAACTATCTGTTTTGCGCATTGGCTGGAACTACATGGTTTTTGCAATTCTTTTTCTACGGAATGGGCGAAACTAAAATCGGCAATGGTGCCAGTTCGTGGACGCTTCACATGGCTACCATTATTCTGACTGCAAACATGTGGGGTTTTTATCGTAAGGAATGGAAGGGCGTCTCAAAGAAGACGTATAATACGATATTAATCGGAATAGGTGCAATTTTGCTCTCGGTAATTGTTATTGGTATTGCTAAATGGTTATATCCTGAATTAAATGCACTTGGGTAA
- the rhaM gene encoding L-rhamnose mutarotase: MKRVAFKMILNEGQKVEYKKRHDEIWPELKQLLKEAGISEYSIFLDEDTNTLFAFQKVSGEGGSQNLGETEIVKKWWAFMADIMKTNPDNSPVSVKLEEVFFME, from the coding sequence ATGAAACGTGTAGCTTTTAAGATGATTTTGAATGAAGGTCAGAAAGTGGAATACAAAAAACGCCACGATGAGATTTGGCCTGAACTGAAACAGCTGTTAAAAGAAGCTGGCATAAGCGAATATTCAATTTTTTTGGATGAGGATACCAATACTTTGTTTGCTTTTCAAAAAGTAAGCGGAGAGGGAGGCTCTCAAAATTTGGGAGAGACTGAAATTGTAAAAAAATGGTGGGCTTTTATGGCCGATATCATGAAAACCAATCCCGACAACTCACCGGTTTCGGTTAAATTGGAGGAAGTGTTTTTTATGGAATAG